In a single window of the Natronosalvus caseinilyticus genome:
- a CDS encoding YIP1 family protein has protein sequence MTQWIEDPHGGRERGPRGLARAWVEVLVRPRNFFRVGVAPGDQAPGLLFGMTMVLIAATSHYLLVPDNFPSIPVSPILEGVFWISLLVLFVAPFGLHMISAVQTLLLLVVVDDRAGISQTVQVIAYATAPCLVAGVPAPAIRLAACLYGAVLLWIGLQVVHRTSFVRAGVAGVIPAALVFGYGFGGFGALEALGIATPF, from the coding sequence ATGACCCAGTGGATCGAGGACCCCCACGGCGGACGCGAGCGCGGCCCGAGAGGGCTCGCTCGCGCGTGGGTCGAGGTGCTGGTCCGGCCTCGAAACTTCTTTCGGGTGGGGGTCGCGCCGGGGGATCAGGCGCCCGGCTTGCTCTTCGGGATGACGATGGTACTGATCGCCGCGACCTCCCACTATTTACTGGTCCCCGACAACTTCCCGTCGATCCCCGTCTCGCCTATCCTCGAGGGGGTGTTCTGGATTAGCCTGCTCGTGTTGTTCGTCGCCCCGTTCGGGCTGCACATGATTTCGGCCGTCCAGACGCTCTTGCTCCTGGTGGTCGTCGACGACCGCGCCGGCATCAGCCAGACCGTGCAGGTGATCGCGTACGCGACGGCCCCGTGTCTCGTCGCCGGGGTTCCCGCGCCCGCGATCCGGCTCGCGGCCTGCCTGTACGGGGCCGTTCTCCTGTGGATCGGCCTCCAGGTCGTCCACCGAACCTCGTTCGTTCGCGCCGGCGTCGCCGGTGTAATTCCCGCGGCGCTCGTCTTCGGGTACGGGTTCGGTGGATTCGGCGCGCTCGAGGCCCTCGGTATTGCGACCCCGTTTTGA
- a CDS encoding NADPH-dependent FMN reductase, with amino-acid sequence MSDVQVLAVCGSLREESYTRIALERALEASADAGAETGLVDLREYDLPLYDADVDREDAGDAATVAARVRDADAVLLGSPMYHGSYSSPLKTALDYCGFDEFEDKTVGLVGVAGGSFPVTTLEHLRSVCRALNAWVLPHQVAVPRAHTAIQDGSFVDDSLEERVATLGVRAVQYATIEPDPGTFEGDQNVGA; translated from the coding sequence ATGAGCGACGTCCAGGTGCTGGCAGTCTGTGGCAGCCTCCGCGAGGAGAGCTACACGCGAATCGCCCTCGAGCGGGCGCTCGAGGCGTCGGCCGACGCGGGCGCGGAGACGGGGTTAGTCGACCTTCGAGAGTACGACCTCCCCCTGTACGACGCCGACGTCGACCGCGAGGATGCGGGTGACGCAGCGACAGTCGCCGCGCGCGTTCGGGACGCGGACGCCGTGCTCCTCGGCTCGCCGATGTACCACGGCTCGTACTCCTCGCCCCTCAAAACGGCCCTCGACTACTGCGGATTCGACGAGTTCGAGGACAAGACCGTGGGGCTGGTGGGGGTCGCCGGCGGCTCATTTCCGGTGACGACGCTCGAGCACCTGCGATCCGTCTGTCGAGCGCTCAATGCGTGGGTGCTCCCCCACCAGGTGGCCGTACCGCGCGCTCACACCGCGATCCAGGACGGGTCGTTTGTCGATGACTCGCTCGAAGAGCGCGTCGCGACCCTCGGTGTTCGCGCGGTACAGTACGCGACGATCGAACCCGATCCGGGAACGTTCGAGGGCGATCAGAACGTCGGCGCCTGA
- a CDS encoding O-acetylhomoserine aminocarboxypropyltransferase/cysteine synthase family protein: MSDDRDRSFATNSVHAGQEPDPATGARAPPLYQTTSYVFDDADDAASQFALEEPGYIYSRLMNPTLETLQERLAALEGGVGAAVTSSGMAAFDLTTFLLASAGDNIVSASSLYGGTYTYLTHSVERRGITTRFVDTLDYDAYAEAIDEETAFVHLETIGNPALDTPDLERVAEIAHDNGAPLVVDNTFATPALCRPLEHGADIVWNSTTKWLHGSGTTVGGVVVDGGSFPWADYPEKYPELAADNPAYHGVNFAETFGEAAFTYAAIARGLRDLGNQQSPFDAWQTIQGLETLPLRMERHCENALAVAEFLEDHEAVSWVNYPGLESHETHENASRYLEGGYGGMITFGLEAGYEAARETVESTELASLLANVGDAKTLIIHPASTTHQQLSAEEKEASGVTDDLVRLSVGIEDPGNIIADLEAAIEAATSS; this comes from the coding sequence ATGAGCGACGACCGAGACCGATCGTTCGCCACGAACTCCGTCCACGCCGGACAAGAGCCAGACCCTGCGACGGGTGCGCGAGCCCCGCCGCTGTACCAGACGACGTCGTACGTCTTCGACGACGCCGACGACGCCGCCTCGCAGTTCGCCCTCGAGGAACCGGGATACATCTACTCGCGGTTGATGAACCCGACCCTCGAGACGCTCCAGGAGCGACTGGCCGCACTCGAGGGCGGGGTCGGCGCCGCGGTGACGAGTTCAGGGATGGCCGCGTTCGACCTCACGACGTTCCTCCTCGCCAGTGCCGGGGACAACATCGTGAGCGCCTCCTCGCTGTACGGCGGCACCTACACCTACCTGACCCACTCCGTCGAGCGCCGCGGGATCACGACGCGATTCGTCGACACGCTCGACTACGACGCCTACGCGGAGGCGATCGACGAGGAGACCGCCTTCGTCCACCTCGAGACGATCGGCAATCCAGCCCTCGACACGCCCGACCTCGAGCGCGTCGCGGAAATCGCTCACGACAACGGCGCCCCGCTGGTCGTCGACAACACGTTCGCGACCCCGGCGCTCTGTCGCCCGCTCGAGCACGGCGCCGACATCGTCTGGAACTCGACGACGAAGTGGCTCCACGGGTCGGGGACGACCGTCGGGGGTGTCGTCGTCGACGGCGGGTCGTTCCCGTGGGCCGACTATCCCGAGAAGTACCCCGAACTCGCGGCGGACAACCCGGCCTACCACGGCGTCAACTTCGCGGAGACCTTCGGCGAGGCGGCGTTCACCTACGCGGCCATCGCTCGCGGCCTGCGCGACCTGGGTAACCAGCAGTCGCCCTTCGACGCCTGGCAGACGATCCAGGGCCTCGAGACCCTTCCCCTCCGGATGGAACGCCACTGCGAGAACGCGCTGGCCGTCGCGGAATTCCTCGAGGACCACGAGGCCGTCTCCTGGGTGAACTACCCGGGCCTCGAGTCACACGAGACCCACGAGAACGCGAGCCGCTACCTCGAAGGCGGCTACGGCGGCATGATAACCTTCGGTCTCGAGGCGGGCTACGAGGCCGCCAGGGAGACCGTCGAGTCGACCGAACTGGCGAGCCTGCTCGCCAACGTCGGCGACGCAAAGACGTTGATCATCCACCCGGCGAGTACGACCCACCAGCAACTGAGCGCCGAGGAGAAGGAGGCCTCGGGCGTCACCGACGACCTCGTTCGGCTCTCGGTCGGCATCGAGGACCCCGGCAATATCATCGCGGATCTCGAGGCGGCCATCGAGGCGGCGACCTCGAGCTAA
- a CDS encoding cob(I)yrinic acid a,c-diamide adenosyltransferase, whose amino-acid sequence MPIYTGRGDDGGTDLRDMTRVSKTDPRIESYGTVDELNALLGTIRPTGHADVDEQLRTVQNHLHVVQADFANPDPGDDDPVITAEHVERVETWIDDHDEDLEPLQSFILPSGGESGARLHHARAVCRRAERRAVALADAEPDAVNENAVQYLNRLSDGLFTLARVVNQRDGEGEETPTY is encoded by the coding sequence ATGCCGATTTACACCGGACGCGGCGACGACGGCGGTACGGACCTGCGGGACATGACGCGCGTGTCGAAGACGGATCCGCGGATCGAATCCTATGGAACGGTCGACGAACTCAACGCGCTTCTGGGGACGATCCGACCGACGGGACACGCGGACGTCGACGAGCAATTGCGGACGGTCCAGAATCACCTCCACGTCGTCCAGGCCGATTTCGCGAATCCCGATCCCGGCGACGACGACCCGGTAATCACCGCTGAGCACGTCGAGCGGGTCGAAACGTGGATCGACGACCACGACGAGGACCTCGAGCCCCTTCAATCGTTCATCCTCCCTTCCGGCGGGGAGTCGGGCGCCAGGTTACACCACGCTCGAGCGGTCTGTCGACGTGCCGAACGACGAGCAGTGGCGCTGGCGGACGCTGAGCCAGATGCCGTCAACGAAAACGCGGTGCAATACCTGAATCGGCTGTCGGACGGATTGTTTACGCTGGCTCGAGTGGTCAATCAGCGCGACGGGGAGGGCGAAGAGACTCCGACGTATTGA
- a CDS encoding thymidine kinase, protein MHAITKSGWIEVVTGSMFSGKTEELLRRLRRAEIAGQEVAVFTPALDDRYGEDFVGSHDGRRWEATAIDPDSDLERVFDGLNGEEVVAFDEANFFTESLVDVCERLADDGRRVIVSGTDQTFRGEPFHPLPQLIACAEYVEKFRAICARCGEPATRNQRLVNGEPAHVDDPTILVGADESYEARCRHCHTLRRD, encoded by the coding sequence ATGCACGCGATCACGAAGAGTGGCTGGATCGAAGTCGTGACGGGGAGTATGTTCTCCGGAAAGACCGAGGAACTGCTTCGACGGCTCCGCCGGGCCGAGATCGCGGGCCAGGAGGTCGCGGTGTTCACGCCGGCGCTCGACGACCGTTACGGCGAGGACTTCGTCGGCTCCCACGACGGACGGCGCTGGGAGGCGACCGCCATCGATCCGGACAGCGACCTCGAGCGCGTGTTCGACGGCCTCAACGGCGAGGAGGTCGTCGCCTTCGACGAAGCCAACTTCTTCACGGAGTCGCTCGTCGACGTCTGTGAACGACTGGCCGACGACGGCCGGCGCGTCATCGTCAGCGGGACGGACCAGACGTTCCGCGGCGAACCGTTTCACCCGCTTCCACAGCTGATCGCCTGCGCCGAGTACGTCGAGAAGTTCCGGGCCATCTGCGCCCGCTGTGGTGAGCCGGCTACGCGCAATCAACGGCTCGTTAACGGCGAGCCAGCCCACGTGGACGATCCGACGATCCTCGTCGGCGCGGACGAGTCCTACGAGGCCCGCTGTCGACACTGCCACACGCTCCGGCGCGACTGA